AAAGTCTGGGTGAGGGGACGTGGCCGATGGGCGATTTTTCCCGACGGTGTTCAGGGTTTCTGGCACGGGCAATAAGCGGGAAAAGATCATATTATCCTTCCGGGGATTTCCGGTCATTCATTCCACCGATCTATCAATCAAAAAAGACGCTGATTCTCATCATTTTTCAATCGGATAAAAGCGAATGGCCGTACCGCCGCCGGGCGCCAGGCGTAGAGTAAGAACAGTATTAGCGTCAACAATCTTTTTCTCAATAAAATAATCGAGCGGAGCGCTTTGCCAGTCTGCGTGATCACCGTCCCGATAGATTTCTGCCATATACTTACGGTTTTGATCCAGAAAATATAACGGGGCTTTCAAAATTCGACCATGTTCATCGGTGATTGAACCAAGGTACCATTCGTCGCTGTGACGATCCTTACGCACGATGGTAACGTAATCGCCAATACGCGCATGCAAAACTCTGGTTTCTTCCCAGTCCACCGGCACATCGATAATGAACTGAAACGCATCGCGATGGGCTTCGTAATTTTCCGGCAGATCGGCCGCCATTTGCAGGGGGCTAAAAATGATCACATACAGAGCTAACTGTTTGGCCAGAGTGGTGTTGACGCGATTATTTGGTCGGTACTGACTGAGCATGATGTCAAAAATGCCGGGCGTAAAATCCATTGGTCCAGCCAGTAAACGAGTAAAGGGCAGAATGACGGTATGTTCCGGAGGATTCCCGCCGTCTGCGCTCCAGGCGTTAAACTCCTGGCCCCGCGCCCCTTCGCGTGTCATCATATTGGGATAGGTGCGACGAATGCCTGTGTCCTTAATCGGCTCGTGAACATCAAGCATAATGTGATATCTGGCGGCGGTTTCCACGACTTTGCGATAGTGGCGAACCATAAATTGACCGTGGTGCATTTCGTACTGCACCTGACCGTTTTCATCGATTCGTTTGATCTCTCTTCCGTGGGCAACGTAGCCGGTTTTTACGATATGAATGCCCAGTTTCTGGTAAAAGCGGAAGGCGTCTTCCATTTGGGCTTCGTAATTTAGAACGCTGCCGCCGGTTTCATTGTGACCGATTAGCTGAACGCCTTTTTTACGGGCGTAGGCGGTAAGTTGTTTGATGTCGAAATCGGGATAGGGCGTGGTAAAGTTGAATTTTTCGCCGTTTTTAATCCAGTCGCCATCCCATCCCGTATTCCAGCCTTCCACCAGTACGCCGTCAAATCCGTATTTAGCAGCAAAATCGATGTATTTTTTGGTGTTTTCCGTGGTCGCTCCGTGTTTAGGGCCGGAACTCCAGGTAGATTTTCCAATGTGCATTTCCCACCAGATGCCCACATATTTACCCGGCTTAATCCAGGAAACATCTTTTAATTTATTGGGCTCATTGAGATTCAAAATTAAGTAAGAAGTAATTAGATCGCCTGGTGTTTCAGCAATTTGAATGGTGCGCCAGGGACTTATCATGGGCGTTTGAGCTTTAACTTTTACGCCGTCGGACCAGGGCACCAGATCGGCTTCTAATTTGTACCGACCTGTTCGAGCCAGGGTCATGCTGGCAAAATCGGTTAAACTGGCCTCATGTATGCTGATGGCCAGGCCGTCATTACCTTCCATGGTAAAAGGTGTGTGAACCGTATCGATTTGACTTAGCGGGCTGTTCTGGTAAAGATATTCGTAACGATTCCACTGGTAGGCTTTAATCCACCAGGCGCTATAATCGTGCGTAAAGTTAAACTCGGTGCGTTCGTCCATAATTGCGAATTGTTTTAAGTTTTTTTGATCCGGCAGTTGATAACGGAAGCCAATGCCATCATCATAAACGCGAAATACAATGTTAAGGCGGCGTTGAAGGCCGGATTTCTCCTGGAGGCGGACGATTAGTTGGTTGTAGTGGTTGAGAATTTTTGCTGCTTCGCCCCATACCTGTTCCCAGGTTTGATCAACGCTATCTGTTGTCAGATCGGTTATTTTAAAATTGGCGTCTAATGGCGGTTGGTTTTTTAATACAAAGCCCAGCCTTGAAGAATCGATCAGGATTTCGTTAAAACGGTAAACCTGATAGTAAGGGCGTCCCTGGTCTAAAATGAAATTTACTTTTAAAATGCCAGAAGGCGATTGAAGGGTGATTTGTTGCGCAGATAAGGGAAGGAAAAGACAAAAAAACAAGGGCCAGATTCGTTTAAGCATTAGTTTCTCCTATTAAAATTTTTAGACAAAATACGAAAATCGGGAGAAAAGTAACAAATTTTTTAAATGTTTCTAGGGGGTAGCCCTCATCCCCTCATTCTCCCTCTTCCAGAATAAAAGTTTGGGTGAGGGGACGTGGCCGATGGGCGATTTTTTTCAAACGTTGTTCAGGATTTCTGCCACGGGCAATAAGCTTTTCCTGTGAAAGGGAAGGGCCTATTAATGGAGGATGGCGTTACGTTGTTCAATCGTGTAAACCGTTGAAACGGTTTCCCTCTGGTTCCATCCGGGATGACCAGGCGATGGTGCGTTTTGGATTCCCGCCGTTGAAACGGCGGGCTATAATCCTTTTATCCTTTCGGGATTTTTAAAATAACCATTCAGTCAATCGACCAATCAACCAATCAACTCTTAACCTTCTACCTTCCCCTTCCTTTTAACCGTTAGCAGGGTAATATCATCGCTCTGTGGCATCTGGCGGGCAAATTGATTTAAACGTTCGACGATGCGCTCATTTAACGCACGGGCAGAAAGTTGAGCGCCGTTGTAGCGAAGAATTTCTTGCAGTCTCTTTTCGCCGAACTCTTCGTCGGCGATATTCATGCATTCGGTAACCCCGTCGGTGTACATGGTAATCAGTGCGCCGGCTGGCAGCAATCCAGCGCCCGCTTCGTAGCTGGCCTCGGGAACAACGCCTAAAAGCAAACCACCTTCCGTTAATTGTTCAAGCTTTCCGTCCGGTGTGATTAAAAAGGGCGGATTGTGGCCGGCATTCACATATTCAAAGGCGCCTGTTTGCGGGTTCAATTTTAAAATAAAAAAGGTAATGAAATGTTCAATAGAAGTATTTTTGTAGATCAGTTGATTGAGCTTCTGCGTTATTTGCGCCAGAGAGTAGCGTTCGGCGTACAACGTGTGCAATCCGGCCTGTAGATTGGACATTAAAAGCGAGGCGGGCATGCCCTTGCCAGAAACATCGGCGATGGTTAAAATGATCTGCCCGTCGCTTAGCGGAAGGATATCGAAATAATCGCCGCCCACCTGTTTGCTGGGAATGTTCAGACCGTGGATATCCAGACCGCTGATTTCAGGAAAGGAGCGGGGGAGTAAGCGATTTTGAATGTCTCTGGCAATACTCAATTCTTCTTCCATGCGCTCCTTTTCGATGGTTTCCTGGATGAGACGCGAGTTTTCAAGAGAGATCATGGCAATATTAGCCAGAGTGGACACAAATTCCAGTTGTAAAGGCTCGTAAGGTTTTTGATCCATGCGCGCGCCTAAAAAGATGAAGCCGCCGATGGCGTTTTTAATCTCCATAGGAACAACCAGGTGAATATTGAAATCCAGCAGGTGGCGAAAATCCTCAGACTCATTCACCAGCAAAGGGTGATCAATCCTGGCCAGGCGATCGCAGTCGTTTAGCACGGCCTGACAGCAATCTTCAGGAAAGTGCGAGCCTTTGCGAAAGACCACCTGCCAGCCGTTCTCCTTTTTTTGAACCACAAAAAATTGGTTCACCAGCATCTGTCCCATCAAAGAAAAGGATAGTTGTTTTAAAATCAGCTCTTCTTCAAATATCTGATTCAGCTCCTTGCCGATTTCAAAAAGTGTTTTTAGTTCCTGAATTTTTTCATCGAGCGAGCGATTAACCTTTTTCAATTCCGCAATAATCAGGGCAT
This sequence is a window from Caldithrix abyssi DSM 13497. Protein-coding genes within it:
- a CDS encoding glycoside hydrolase family 97 protein; its protein translation is MLKRIWPLFFCLFLPLSAQQITLQSPSGILKVNFILDQGRPYYQVYRFNEILIDSSRLGFVLKNQPPLDANFKITDLTTDSVDQTWEQVWGEAAKILNHYNQLIVRLQEKSGLQRRLNIVFRVYDDGIGFRYQLPDQKNLKQFAIMDERTEFNFTHDYSAWWIKAYQWNRYEYLYQNSPLSQIDTVHTPFTMEGNDGLAISIHEASLTDFASMTLARTGRYKLEADLVPWSDGVKVKAQTPMISPWRTIQIAETPGDLITSYLILNLNEPNKLKDVSWIKPGKYVGIWWEMHIGKSTWSSGPKHGATTENTKKYIDFAAKYGFDGVLVEGWNTGWDGDWIKNGEKFNFTTPYPDFDIKQLTAYARKKGVQLIGHNETGGSVLNYEAQMEDAFRFYQKLGIHIVKTGYVAHGREIKRIDENGQVQYEMHHGQFMVRHYRKVVETAARYHIMLDVHEPIKDTGIRRTYPNMMTREGARGQEFNAWSADGGNPPEHTVILPFTRLLAGPMDFTPGIFDIMLSQYRPNNRVNTTLAKQLALYVIIFSPLQMAADLPENYEAHRDAFQFIIDVPVDWEETRVLHARIGDYVTIVRKDRHSDEWYLGSITDEHGRILKAPLYFLDQNRKYMAEIYRDGDHADWQSAPLDYFIEKKIVDANTVLTLRLAPGGGTAIRFYPIEK
- a CDS encoding SpoIIE family protein phosphatase; the encoded protein is MKATYLSSFRERHKSELETKEADKRLLELSSLFELSQLLNSSLDLRSILDNVLLIPMGRMLISRGLALIKEDKRFKVLNFKGLPRDWAGKTLHIANAPTEPLLLSTLTSNEAWIHLFKEAKIELLLPILSKNQIKGLIGFGSKLTHQPYSSDEIDFLFSICNIAGQAIENALIIAELKKVNRSLDEKIQELKTLFEIGKELNQIFEEELILKQLSFSLMGQMLVNQFFVVQKKENGWQVVFRKGSHFPEDCCQAVLNDCDRLARIDHPLLVNESEDFRHLLDFNIHLVVPMEIKNAIGGFIFLGARMDQKPYEPLQLEFVSTLANIAMISLENSRLIQETIEKERMEEELSIARDIQNRLLPRSFPEISGLDIHGLNIPSKQVGGDYFDILPLSDGQIILTIADVSGKGMPASLLMSNLQAGLHTLYAERYSLAQITQKLNQLIYKNTSIEHFITFFILKLNPQTGAFEYVNAGHNPPFLITPDGKLEQLTEGGLLLGVVPEASYEAGAGLLPAGALITMYTDGVTECMNIADEEFGEKRLQEILRYNGAQLSARALNERIVERLNQFARQMPQSDDITLLTVKRKGKVEG